The Felis catus isolate Fca126 chromosome B2, F.catus_Fca126_mat1.0, whole genome shotgun sequence region AAACTAGCACAATGCCTTAAACCCAGTGGATATACGTGAAAAgctgaaaagatttttaaaaatatctttcatctGTTGCGCACGACTCATGAAAACACAAGCCAGCATgtgaacctggaggctgctttccTCCTTTACAGCTTCAAAGCGTCAAATTCTGTACAATTATTTTCAGCATTTAATCAAATTTGGGGGGCTAACAAACACAGTTCTGGAGTCCAACCGCGAAGGGCGGCTGCCTGAGGGCAGTGGATTGGACGCTCCACCAATCACAGAGCGCCACCGGCTTATATAAGCGCCTGGCCGGAGTCGGGCGGCATTGCACGACTTGCTCTTTGGATTTtgagtctctcttcctctcgcAGTTCCTGCCTCTGGCCATGTCGGAAACCGCGCCTGCCGAGACGGCTGCCCCGGCGCCGGTGGAGAAGTCACCTGCCAAGAAGAAGGCGACCAAGAAAGCTGCGGGCGGTGGCGCGGCGAAACGCAAGGCCACCGGCCCCCCGGTGTCAGAGCTGATCACCAAGGCGGTCGCCGCCTCCAAGGAGCGCAACGGCCTCTCCCTGGCCGCGCTCAAGAAGGCGCTGGCGGCCGCCGGCTACGACGTGGAGAAGAACAACAGCCGCATCAAACTGGGCCTCAAGAGCCTGGTGAGCAAGGGCACCCTGGTGCAGACCAAGGGCACCGGCGCCTCGGGCTCGTTCAAGCTCAACAAGAAGGCGGCCTCCGGGGAGGCCAAGCCTAAAGCCAAGAAGGCGGGCGCGGCGAAGGCCAAGAAGCCCTCCGGGGCCACCCCCAAGAAGCCAAAGAAGGCTGCGGGAGCCAAGAAGGCGGTGAAGAAAACTCCGAAGAAGGCGAAGAAGCCCGCGGCTGCCGGGGTCAAGAAGGTGGCCAAGAGCCCCAAGAAGGCCAAGGCCGCCGCCAAGCCCAAGAAGGCGGCGAAGAGCCCAGCCAAGCCCAAGGCTGTGAAGCCGAAGGCGGCCAAACCCAAAGCCGCCAAGCCCAAGGCAGCGAAGCCCAAGGCTGCCAAGGCGAAGAAAGCGGCCCCGAAAAAGAAGTAGGAAGTTGGCCTTTGAGAAGGCAGCAAAACCCCAAAGGCTCTTTTCAGAGCCACCCAGAGATTTCTGAAAACAGCTGTACGCTCAGGTCGAACCCTTATTCTTGAACAATTGCGTCAGCCAACACTGCGGGTTAAGTTAAACCCTGCATCTGCTGCTCCCTTTCcccttttcagtttttctctcgATTTCACTTGCAAAGAACACGAGTTGGGGACTGAATTTCATTCAGCCCTTGTGTGTATTACTTACGACTTAATGGATCGCCCATAGGGGGGATGTGTACTGCAGCGTCTAAAAAATGTGGGTTACAATAGGAAAAGtagttttacctttttaaaaagcccGCGCAACATCCCCCCAATTGGTTCTTTTCCTGGTTATCCTTACAGGCAAGGCAGGAGCATCTTGATTGGTACACGTACTGAGCGCAGATGGGCTGGGCTTAAAAAGTTCAGTGGCACATTAGATAGACCCCTAACTACTGTCCCAGCTCTTTCCCAGAAATAGTGAGTGGCTCTGAAAAGAGCCTTTGGTTTGCAAGTTGCTAGGGAGACCTTATTTGCCCTTGGCCTTGTGGTGGCTCTCGGTCTTCTTGGGCAGCAGCACGGCCTGGATGTTGGGCAGGACGCCGCCCTGCGCGATGGTCACGCGGCCCAGCAGCTTGTTGAGCTCCTCGTCGTTGCGGATGGCCAGCTGCAGGTGGCGCGGGATGATGCGCGTCTTCTTGTTGTCGCGGGCCGCGTTGCCCGCCAGCTCCAGGATCTCGGCCGTCAGGTACTCCAGCACGGCCGCCAGGTACACCGGCGCGCCGGCCCCCACCCGCTCGGCGTAGTTGCCCTTGCGGAGCAGGCGGTGCACGCGGCCCACCGGGAACTGCAGCCCGGCCCGCGACGAGCGCGTCTTGGCCTTGGCGCGAGCCTTGCCACCCTGCTTCCCGCGTCCGGACATAACGACACGAAGCAAGTCACCAAGGACTAGAACGTGGGTGGGTAGGATCGGACACAGCTTCACTACTTATAGTCCTCACGCGGCGCCAAAATAAAGCTGTCCCATTGGCTAAAATTCCAGTCTTATTTAAGCCAATGGAATCCTGGCTTTTCAAATACACTTACTTTGATTGGATACAACCACATGATGCCCTCTAGAATTTACCACCAATTAGACACCCggtttgtttaattttcttcgCGTGAGAAGCTGTGCATAAAGAGAACCTAGAgaccctcagtttttctccagTCTTTCggcttggggggcgggggcggttcCTGTGCTCCGTGACAAGACCAGTCAAGGCTAACAAGCTGTGAACAGAGGCACGTAGAGCCCcctactcattttctctcttattctcaaGCTCTTCAGCAACTACTCCCGGCCctgtctgagccagccaagtCCGCTCCCGCCCCGAAGGAGGGCTCCAAGGAGGCGGTGACCGAGGCGCCGAAGGACGGCAAGAGGCGCAAGCGCAGCCGCCGGGAGatcgcgccccccgcccccgccccgtgtACGTGTACAAGGTGCCTCCAAGGTAGGGGTCAGACGCCCCCACGGGCTTTCTTTCACAGCCATCTACGCTTTCCAAAACCACTAGTGCCCATTTTATCCCGATTTAGAGGTAGGCAAATGCAATTTTTAATCTGAAGGCTTTGGTCCGTGCTTCTTAATTTGTGCAAAAGCTACATGTTGGCCTTGTGTTTCCAATAAGATctaaagttgttgttgttgttgttgttgttgttgtttgttattCTCACAAACATCAGAcaccccaaaataattttattgtgagTGTTTCACTTAACATCTAAATTCTCACACCAAGAATCACTCGTTCGGTTAATTagtgagaaaattttaaattacgacgagaagaaaatatctttcagCTTCTAGTGAAAATCTTAACTGGCTGAACATCTATTTCTCTCCCCTTACGGAATACCACCGTTTATCAGTAtctcccctgtcccccctcccccttcccattgGAAGGCTCTGAATCACATAAATTGGTTTAAAGGAAACTTACCAAGTCACAGCCCCTTTAACACTCTTTACGGTCAATGCTGAGTACGGACCTTTCTGCTACCTCTCATCGTAGGCCTACGTTTCCACCAAGTAACCTAAATGGTGTTGGGATAAAGATGGGGACAGAGAGGCAAATGAGAACCTAAATCACCTCCATTCACCCCTTAAGGATGAGGATTGCCAATCCAGGCACTACTTTCAGACTTGAATTTTTCTAGGGGTCACTTTTTGCATGTTTTCCTGGGTATACCTTCCAAGGTACACCTCACTCCACCCCATTTTTCCTAGTGAAGTTCCAGGAAGGTGCATACTGAGCCTGCCTCCTTTATCTCACATTGTAATGCCCTCTTTTCTGGAACCCGCATCTGTTCGTTGTGATTTTCACGTAGGCAACTCCCATTTTACGGcaacatacatattttatgaGAAATAGTTCTAGTTTTCCAGAATAACAAAATTCAGGAAGAAGAGTGGAATTGTGTTTACATTTTGgaaatatctttaatttctgGCTCAATAGAAGACAGCTAGATTCATGTACAGTATTTGTTTCTGCAGTCAATCTATTGCAATATGATtggcaaatgaaaatgagagtGGAAAAGTTAAGTAAGTTTCAGTATTACACAAATAAATTTAGTCTCACACACCCACCCGAAGGGTCTCAGAGACCCCCATGTGTCCCCAGATcatactttgagaatcactgccttTAGGACAAGAagacatttcatttgtttatttcataacCATCCTGTTGGCGGTAGGTAGCATTGGGGATACCCTTGGCAGGAGCTGAGACACAGAATAATTTGAGAAGGCCTTGTGAGTCAGTCTGCATGCCCAATGATGGCTGTCATTAAAATGAAATCCGCTCTCCTGCAATGAAATTTCAGTGAATAAAAAGGCAGGGAGCTCTTTTTTGAGCCTTGATCTACAgcgttttcatttttttcttaactaggctccacgcccaatgcggggcttgaactcctgaccctgagattgagtcacatgctgtaccaccTGAGTGAGCCAGGTGCCAggttgtttaattttaattctccAATTTGCACGGTTTAAACATGATTCTTTCATACTTTCTTGCCTCCCCTCTCTTTTTACTGTTACTGTTAGTCCGGACATCTAAGATCGGCCTTACTTTCAGTCAGTAATGTCTTGGACGCATTAACTCAAAACTTGTAATCACTACCTCTTCCAGGGCTTCTGGTGAATAAAGAGAGACCAAAATCTCCACTCTAGGGCTTACGTTGGGTAGTTAGTTCTCTGTGACCACTGGTGCGcctgcctgactccagagcctcaAGAACACTTCAGTGGCAGATGCTGTTTTCAAAGGCCAAGTGCATATTACACTTTTCTCTGACAGTCCTTTATCTCGgtccagaataattttttttttttttaactctaactCACTTTTCTTCCTGAGCTAATTGCTTCATTCTTCTCTGCCAATATAAGACATCACCTTATCAAGGTTAATTTACCATATTTGGGGTCTCAATCTAAATAAAGAGTTtcaaaaaacaatataattacaaattttagaaaaggCACAATGGACTCCTATCCAGGTATGTGTTAAAATActcatggggcgcccgggtgctcagatggttgagcatcggactttcactcaggtcatgatctcacggtctgagttcgagcaccgtgctgacagctcagaacctggagcctgcttcagattccgtgtctccctctctgtctgcccctcccctgcccgtgctctgtctctctggctctcaaaaataaataaacatagacaAAGTTTTGTAAAGAATACTCATAATAAATTGGTAATTTTAATATTCCACCTTGAActtctgaaagaattaatataGTTCACAGAATAAATATGAGGATGCTGTCCGTGTGCTCTCTTTGCACACGTAGCCCCAAATGGTTCTCCCAGTCATTATCGGCTGCATGCcacttctttgaaaagaatacgaagttttaatttttctaacattCTTACCCCAAGAGAGTACTAAAAAAATAAGGGGTCAGCAATTGTCCAGTTTCTGATTATTCCGTTAATTCCATTAGAtacaatataaatgaaaaaatataaaaatgtgttatgtataattttgttttagggtgtgtacgtatatatgtatgtgtgtagtgTATTTGGGCTTACAGAATATATAGCTAAGATGTCAGGATTGCATCTATCTGTATTTTCCATCTCACTGCTGTTCCGCGCTGGGAGCATGAAATAATCAAAAACCAGATAGCCAATGCTTTTGAATTTTTTGGAATCCCCTTGGAGTAAAAGCAttggagaaattaaaatagaatttattttagcgtgtgtataaataatacatttatgtatgtgaCATACatgaacaaatacatatatacatatacatacactcaTGGTATAATTATTTTAGTTGCACGCAGTATTAAGTTTCAGTTGCTTGgagacaaatataaataattgtatttGGCCAAATACAAATGTATTAACACTTGCAGGATACCTTGACGTTCGATTACTTTATTTTCAAGATGTGAGTTTAAAATGGTGGTggtggaattaaattaaaaagctacAGAATAATCACATTAAtatcaagaattattttttaattttgtttaatgtttacttatttttgagatgaagagagagacagagtgtgagcaggggaggggcagagagacagggagactcagaatccaaagcaagctccaggctctgagccgtcagcgcagagcccgaagcgggtcttgaactcaggaacaatgagatggtgacctgagccaagtcggactcttaaccaactgagccacccaggtgccccaagtattaATTGTAAAAATCCAGTGTTACATTTATACAATGCTACCCCTCAAATTTGAGTGCAAGAATTTTTTATAGTTCCATGTTCTCAAAATACATTCACAAGAACCAACTAGTAACAAACACTAGTATGTTTGGATTAGAACATGTTTTAGGTACAACTCCATATTCACATCATATGCACATATTTCTAATGTTAATTGGGGTGTacttcatatttgtttttttcatacaCAAGTGCAGGAACTTTCAAAAGTTACCATTATTGAACATTTTTGTGCAACACCCGAATATTTGCATGAAAAGTCCATGCCTATATTCTCCATTTTTTGTTCTGTATTATTTTCACAATTAAAGCAGATGTGATATAAagtcgttttatttttttttaacgtttattctgagagagcatgcacgcatgagtcggggaggggcagagagagaaagagaatctcaa contains the following coding sequences:
- the LOC101083005 gene encoding histone H2A type 1-E, producing the protein MSGRGKQGGKARAKAKTRSSRAGLQFPVGRVHRLLRKGNYAERVGAGAPVYLAAVLEYLTAEILELAGNAARDNKKTRIIPRHLQLAIRNDEELNKLLGRVTIAQGGVLPNIQAVLLPKKTESHHKAKGK
- the H1-5 gene encoding histone H1.5 encodes the protein MSETAPAETAAPAPVEKSPAKKKATKKAAGGGAAKRKATGPPVSELITKAVAASKERNGLSLAALKKALAAAGYDVEKNNSRIKLGLKSLVSKGTLVQTKGTGASGSFKLNKKAASGEAKPKAKKAGAAKAKKPSGATPKKPKKAAGAKKAVKKTPKKAKKPAAAGVKKVAKSPKKAKAAAKPKKAAKSPAKPKAVKPKAAKPKAAKPKAAKPKAAKAKKAAPKKK